Proteins from a single region of Bacteroidota bacterium:
- a CDS encoding flotillin family protein: protein MEAFYNIAAVVVGFVALISLGLIALVAKFYKKVEQGRALVRTGVGGTKVAFSGMYVFPVVHRSELMDISLKRVEISRTGKNGLICKDNMRADIQVAFFVKVNKDEQSVQTVAESIGTVRASDPQALIELFDAKFSEALKTVGKNYDFVDLYNSRETFKEDILNVIGTDLSGYALEDAAIDYLEQTPVETLDPDNILDAEGIKKITDLTARQAVLANEINREKEKTLKKQDVEAREAILELERQLAEKEASQRREVETVQARETAETERVRQEERLKAERARIQTDEEVEVAEQNKQRQVLVAEKNRLRTDAVETERVEKDRQLEATERERVVELARIEKEKALEEERKTIQTVIRERVMVEKSVVEEEEKIKDTRATAEAERTKSVALTYAEQLAEEAKVQETKAAEAKRLAAVEAAQQRVVEAEAEQEAAEKEAAAMKTLAAARAEEEATVGLSEVRVMEARAAAVREEGTAEADVLKLKASAEAEAIQAKALAEAEGKKALADATEAQGSAEAEVMSRKYAAEADGIRQKAESMKVLDGVGKEHEEFKLRLEKDKEVELAQIAVQKDIALAQAEVLRAGLEAANIDIVGGESMFFEKIVGAITQGRSVDRLVDGSDVLSEVKEAFLYGEGALGGGALGDGADGGVPMLGDGLIARVRGLVAQTGLGTDDVKNLTLSALLVKLMAQTEDAADATALEQMLRTVRQLGLGDQKASTLGLK, encoded by the coding sequence ATGGAAGCATTCTATAACATCGCCGCGGTCGTTGTCGGCTTTGTCGCGCTTATATCCCTTGGGCTAATTGCCCTGGTCGCCAAGTTTTACAAAAAGGTCGAGCAAGGCCGTGCCCTCGTGCGCACCGGTGTCGGCGGCACGAAGGTCGCCTTCTCGGGGATGTACGTCTTCCCGGTGGTCCACCGCTCCGAGCTGATGGACATCTCGCTCAAGCGCGTCGAGATCTCGCGCACGGGCAAGAACGGCCTCATCTGCAAGGACAACATGCGCGCCGACATCCAGGTGGCCTTCTTCGTGAAGGTCAACAAGGACGAGCAGAGCGTGCAGACCGTCGCCGAGTCCATTGGCACCGTGCGTGCCTCGGACCCGCAGGCGCTCATCGAGCTGTTCGACGCCAAGTTCTCGGAGGCGCTCAAGACGGTCGGCAAGAACTACGACTTCGTCGACCTCTACAACAGCCGCGAGACGTTCAAGGAGGACATCCTCAACGTGATCGGCACTGACCTGAGCGGCTACGCGCTCGAAGACGCGGCCATCGACTACCTGGAGCAGACGCCCGTCGAGACGCTCGACCCGGACAACATCCTCGACGCGGAGGGCATCAAGAAAATCACCGACCTGACGGCGCGGCAGGCCGTGCTCGCCAACGAGATCAACCGCGAGAAGGAGAAGACGCTCAAGAAGCAGGACGTGGAGGCCCGCGAGGCCATCCTCGAACTGGAACGCCAGCTTGCGGAAAAAGAGGCGAGCCAGCGCCGTGAAGTCGAGACCGTACAGGCGCGCGAGACTGCCGAGACGGAGCGCGTACGCCAGGAGGAGCGCCTCAAAGCTGAGCGCGCCCGCATCCAGACCGACGAGGAGGTCGAGGTTGCCGAGCAGAACAAGCAGCGGCAGGTGCTCGTCGCGGAGAAGAACCGCCTGCGCACTGATGCCGTCGAGACGGAGCGCGTGGAGAAGGACCGCCAGCTCGAAGCCACCGAGCGCGAGCGCGTGGTCGAGCTCGCCCGCATCGAGAAGGAGAAGGCGCTCGAAGAGGAGCGCAAGACGATCCAGACCGTGATCCGCGAGCGCGTGATGGTCGAGAAGTCGGTCGTCGAGGAGGAGGAAAAGATCAAGGACACCCGCGCCACCGCCGAGGCCGAGCGCACGAAGTCGGTCGCGCTGACGTATGCCGAGCAGCTCGCCGAAGAGGCGAAGGTGCAGGAGACGAAAGCCGCCGAGGCGAAGCGCCTCGCCGCCGTCGAGGCCGCGCAGCAGCGCGTCGTCGAGGCCGAGGCTGAGCAGGAGGCCGCCGAGAAGGAGGCCGCCGCTATGAAGACGCTCGCCGCCGCGCGCGCCGAGGAGGAAGCCACCGTGGGCCTCTCGGAGGTCCGCGTGATGGAGGCCCGCGCCGCCGCCGTCCGCGAGGAGGGCACCGCCGAGGCCGACGTGCTCAAGCTGAAAGCCAGCGCCGAGGCGGAGGCCATCCAGGCCAAAGCGCTCGCCGAGGCCGAGGGCAAGAAGGCCCTCGCCGATGCTACGGAGGCGCAGGGCTCCGCCGAAGCGGAGGTCATGAGCCGGAAGTACGCCGCCGAAGCCGACGGCATCCGCCAGAAGGCCGAGTCGATGAAGGTGCTCGACGGCGTCGGCAAGGAGCACGAGGAGTTCAAGCTCCGCCTGGAGAAGGACAAGGAGGTCGAGCTGGCGCAGATCGCCGTCCAGAAGGACATCGCGCTGGCGCAGGCCGAGGTGCTCCGCGCCGGCCTCGAAGCGGCCAACATCGACATCGTCGGTGGGGAGTCGATGTTCTTCGAGAAGATCGTCGGGGCGATCACGCAAGGCCGGTCGGTGGACCGCCTCGTGGACGGCTCGGACGTGCTCAGCGAGGTCAAGGAGGCGTTCCTCTACGGCGAGGGCGCGCTCGGCGGCGGTGCGCTCGGCGACGGCGCCGACGGCGGTGTCCCGATGCTGGGCGACGGGCTCATCGCCCGCGTGCGCGGCCTCGTGGCGCAGACTGGCCTGGGCACGGACGACGTGAAGAACCTCACGCTCTCGGCGCTACTCGTGAAGCTGATGGCGCAGACCGAGGACGCCGCCGACGCGACGGCGCTAGAGCAGATGCTCCGCACCGTGCGCCAGCTCGGTCTCGGCGACCAGAAGGCCAGCACGCTCGGGCTGAAGTAG
- a CDS encoding outer membrane beta-barrel family protein produces the protein MRIGTRLLLLLLVGALALPVFAQRPGGRPGGPPGQMRGGAITGTVIDADTGQPVELATATVWSARDSSLVTGALTDAEGGFDIRPLRPGRYYLTLTYVGYVNQRIDDLALRPGSLVADLGTLELVPDAALLEGVQVEGIRDDIEVQVDRTVFNTADQIAADVGSVTDLLRNVPAIEVDIDGNISLRGNQNVAVQINGRPVPITGAFLASYLQQLPASSVERVEVIPNPSAKYEPEGLGGIINIILKENTDLGLSGGLTAAAETIGGYNVSGNVGYQRGPWTTFVTYGLRRNVRESGGINDADFTLPLAEDGTPRLDTRFTDDDGESQSLGHLLSASADYKLSPKMTLSASGRLSLGFGSDEEVNFRNELFDDGNRLQSFRLSDEDEDDLNGDLALTFSRVQARSTDELTVEARYTADARDDFSVFTEGSALVDGAVASPTVTERNTTDRFKQEGSLQLDWVKPLGDLSLETGFRSEFTRTDDDFVVDTLALDAFQSVGELSNSFVFDEQVHAVYGLLSRSFGPLSLKAGARLEQAFTTFDLAQPAPGQDDSGAFDNDYFSVFPSAFATYQFTDGVSAQASYSRRINRPSTRALNPFENREDPLNVRVGNPGLQPEYTDSYEVGLTWFTPKTTLTVTPFYRRTTDAITRFSTPPDDNGRTVRTFVNFDTEENYGVETVGSLRFGQRFSSFVTLSAYQFQTDGQNADTDLAANGFQWSLRGNLSYNFPTGTAVQFFGFYRAPRDIPNGLIEAFSFTNLSVRQKLLDDRASLAVTMGDVFDTAGFEFAIRDRFSDRVGERRWQARFLTFTFNYTFGQQPQRRPDRQRGGRGQGGGDESTDF, from the coding sequence ATGCGCATCGGTACGCGCCTGCTCCTGCTGCTCCTCGTCGGAGCGCTCGCCCTCCCGGTCTTTGCCCAGCGCCCCGGCGGACGTCCCGGCGGCCCGCCCGGACAGATGCGCGGCGGCGCCATCACCGGCACCGTCATCGACGCCGACACGGGGCAACCCGTCGAGCTCGCCACGGCGACCGTGTGGAGCGCACGCGACTCGTCGCTCGTGACGGGCGCGCTCACCGACGCCGAGGGCGGCTTCGACATCCGCCCGCTGCGGCCGGGGCGCTACTACCTCACGCTCACCTACGTCGGCTACGTCAACCAGCGCATCGACGACCTCGCACTGCGACCCGGCAGCCTCGTCGCCGACCTCGGTACCCTCGAACTCGTCCCGGACGCGGCGCTCCTGGAGGGCGTCCAGGTGGAAGGCATCCGTGACGACATCGAGGTGCAGGTGGATCGCACCGTCTTCAACACCGCCGACCAGATCGCGGCCGACGTCGGCTCGGTGACGGATCTCCTGCGCAACGTCCCGGCCATCGAGGTCGACATCGACGGCAACATCAGCCTGCGCGGCAACCAGAACGTCGCCGTCCAGATCAACGGCCGGCCGGTCCCGATCACGGGTGCGTTCCTAGCGAGCTACCTCCAGCAGCTGCCCGCGTCGAGCGTCGAGCGCGTCGAGGTGATCCCCAACCCGAGCGCGAAGTACGAGCCGGAGGGCCTCGGCGGCATCATCAACATCATCCTGAAGGAGAACACCGACCTCGGCCTCTCGGGCGGCCTCACGGCGGCGGCCGAAACCATCGGCGGCTACAACGTCTCGGGCAACGTCGGCTACCAGCGCGGGCCGTGGACCACGTTCGTGACCTACGGGCTCCGCCGCAACGTCCGCGAGTCCGGCGGCATCAATGACGCCGACTTCACCCTCCCGCTCGCCGAAGACGGGACCCCGCGGCTCGACACCCGATTCACCGACGACGATGGCGAGAGCCAGAGCCTCGGCCACCTCCTGAGCGCCTCGGCGGACTACAAGCTCTCACCCAAGATGACGCTCTCGGCCTCGGGCCGCCTCAGCCTCGGGTTCGGCAGCGACGAAGAAGTCAACTTCCGCAACGAACTCTTCGACGACGGCAACCGCCTGCAGTCCTTCCGCCTCAGCGATGAGGACGAGGATGACCTCAACGGCGACCTGGCGCTCACGTTCTCACGCGTGCAGGCACGCTCTACGGACGAGCTCACCGTCGAGGCCCGCTACACCGCCGACGCCCGCGACGACTTCAGCGTGTTCACGGAAGGCTCAGCCCTTGTCGACGGCGCCGTCGCCTCGCCGACGGTGACCGAGCGCAACACGACCGACCGCTTCAAACAGGAGGGCTCGCTTCAACTCGACTGGGTGAAGCCTCTCGGCGATCTCAGCCTCGAAACCGGCTTCCGCAGCGAGTTCACCCGCACCGACGACGACTTCGTGGTCGACACCCTCGCGCTCGACGCCTTCCAGTCGGTCGGCGAACTCTCGAACAGCTTCGTGTTCGACGAGCAGGTCCACGCCGTCTACGGCCTCCTCAGCCGCAGCTTCGGCCCGCTCAGCCTCAAGGCCGGCGCGCGTCTGGAGCAGGCCTTCACCACGTTCGACCTCGCACAGCCCGCGCCGGGTCAGGACGATTCGGGTGCTTTCGACAACGACTACTTCAGCGTCTTCCCGAGCGCCTTCGCCACCTACCAGTTCACCGACGGCGTCTCCGCACAGGCCAGCTATAGTCGCCGCATCAACCGCCCGTCGACGCGCGCGCTCAATCCGTTCGAAAACCGCGAGGACCCCCTCAACGTGCGCGTCGGCAATCCGGGTCTGCAGCCCGAATACACGGACTCGTATGAGGTCGGCCTCACCTGGTTTACGCCGAAGACGACGCTCACCGTCACGCCGTTCTATCGCCGCACCACGGACGCCATCACGCGCTTCTCTACCCCGCCCGACGACAACGGCCGCACCGTGCGCACGTTCGTCAACTTCGACACGGAGGAGAACTACGGCGTCGAGACCGTCGGCAGCCTCCGCTTTGGCCAGCGCTTCAGCAGCTTCGTGACGCTGAGCGCCTACCAGTTCCAGACGGACGGGCAAAACGCCGACACCGACCTCGCGGCCAACGGCTTCCAGTGGAGCTTGCGCGGCAACCTGTCCTACAACTTCCCGACCGGGACGGCGGTGCAGTTCTTCGGCTTCTACCGCGCACCGCGCGACATCCCCAACGGCCTCATCGAGGCGTTCTCGTTCACGAACCTCTCGGTCCGCCAGAAGCTGCTCGACGACCGCGCGAGCCTCGCCGTGACGATGGGCGACGTGTTTGACACGGCCGGCTTCGAGTTCGCCATCCGTGACCGCTTCAGCGACCGGGTGGGCGAGCGGCGCTGGCAGGCACGCTTCCTGACGTTCACGTTCAACTACACGTTCGGCCAGCAACCACAGCGGCGTCCCGACCGCCAGCGCGGCGGTCGCGGACAAGGCGGCGGCGACGAGTCGACGGACTTCTAG
- a CDS encoding Rad52/Rad22 family DNA repair protein, which produces MAVSPDDLRRLSAPFPNDDIEWKPGATTRDRKKGLAMAYLTSRAIQDRLDEVCGPGNWRNEFAPGPEGGVLCGLSILVHREGANAPEWVTKWDGAENTEFESVKGGLSGALKRAAVQWGIGRYLYSMPAQWVALDERGRFASPPRVPAKYLPEPQRTTRQGPHNERPPADPFGGVHGDGSQRGSAPSNGSQGDSAPRSRASNTRVIRKANGQRPR; this is translated from the coding sequence ATGGCTGTCTCTCCAGACGATCTCCGCCGCCTCAGCGCCCCCTTTCCCAACGACGACATTGAGTGGAAGCCCGGGGCGACCACGCGTGACCGCAAAAAAGGTCTAGCGATGGCCTACCTCACGAGTCGCGCCATCCAGGACCGCCTGGACGAGGTGTGCGGGCCAGGCAACTGGCGGAACGAATTCGCACCGGGGCCCGAGGGGGGCGTCCTGTGCGGCCTCTCCATTCTCGTGCACCGCGAGGGAGCTAACGCGCCAGAGTGGGTGACCAAGTGGGACGGCGCCGAGAACACCGAGTTCGAATCGGTCAAGGGTGGCCTATCCGGCGCGCTCAAGCGGGCCGCCGTGCAGTGGGGCATCGGCCGCTACCTCTATTCGATGCCAGCGCAGTGGGTGGCGCTCGACGAGCGCGGGCGGTTCGCATCTCCCCCACGGGTCCCGGCGAAGTACCTCCCCGAGCCCCAGCGCACGACGCGCCAGGGCCCCCACAACGAGCGCCCCCCAGCAGACCCGTTCGGTGGTGTGCACGGGGACGGTTCGCAGCGCGGTAGCGCCCCGAGCAATGGCTCTCAGGGCGACAGTGCACCGCGTAGCCGGGCTTCTAATACGCGCGTCATTCGCAAGGCCAACGGTCAGCGCCCCCGCTAG
- a CDS encoding tetratricopeptide repeat protein, whose translation MTRPWILLALLLLTGCTPDGAREGQRGLDAYLAGDLETAAVAFGEGLQATDTPDADLDVRARLLYDLGLVRHEEGDAEAAIDLFEQAAQIAPTRRAQARARYNAGTAAALAQDFEAALDHLRQALLLDPRYAEAKVNYELVKRQLDGDQPEPPEEQPPPEPSAFAEEVKARADSLIASLRYADALEAMQAGLAVDSTVEAYADFITRLQGVVGIEETAEGQPAP comes from the coding sequence ATGACCCGGCCCTGGATCCTGCTCGCCCTCCTGCTCCTGACGGGATGCACCCCCGATGGCGCGCGCGAGGGCCAGCGCGGCCTCGACGCCTACCTCGCGGGCGACCTCGAAACAGCGGCGGTCGCCTTCGGCGAGGGCCTGCAAGCCACAGACACGCCCGACGCCGACCTCGACGTGCGCGCGCGGCTGCTCTACGACCTCGGCCTCGTGCGCCACGAGGAAGGCGACGCCGAGGCTGCTATCGACCTCTTCGAGCAAGCGGCGCAGATCGCGCCGACGCGGCGGGCGCAGGCGCGGGCGCGCTACAACGCCGGGACCGCCGCCGCCCTCGCGCAGGACTTCGAGGCGGCACTCGACCACCTCCGCCAGGCGCTCCTGCTCGACCCGCGCTACGCCGAAGCGAAGGTCAACTACGAACTCGTAAAGCGGCAGCTGGACGGCGACCAGCCCGAGCCGCCGGAGGAGCAGCCTCCGCCCGAGCCGTCTGCCTTTGCCGAGGAGGTGAAGGCCCGTGCCGACTCCCTCATCGCGTCGCTCCGCTACGCTGACGCTCTTGAGGCCATGCAGGCGGGCTTGGCCGTGGATTCGACGGTGGAGGCCTATGCTGACTTCATCACGCGGCTCCAGGGCGTCGTCGGAATCGAAGAGACCGCGGAAGGTCAGCCTGCGCCATAG
- a CDS encoding DNA repair ATPase: MEPARPSAPDLAPVAGNDVPPSGASGDGAPAGTAPNATPALEGGTYELLRDRLAQHARTLQTRLQTLDEARRAVFGSTDLALIGTAAIATHHNAVVRDLVEVPGPDGPRLLVGCHVHLGLKTETTLDDVFAAYAFDGDTATYREAPLDVLADERFAEDFANLHRYYKQARFARFAERGPHLFMVFQVGQRADDIKVFKWLRGDDGLQYLDNRSEHTFVYPTQQAFRWQRTTRDMHRDGAHPHVSIEDRVFVEAVGGDLTVKVEDNTDSGLGVYAEPVDHADQTLDDAEVHYATAGPLILMRIRPYQEETTRQLLFNEKTQAVHRLDALAHATVALPEDHGIVYPDGFALAAGGVKRFDGVPAATRFERQIAAPNGEDFLFVFHDVQTGEYVLLSYNLITQEVATPVRCGGYALRPDGELVYVRPEPEPSKHHTLQRWRSPYRSRNGAPLAGEAPRQQDAYLFKVGNKDIVRALSEGYAILNLLGRDDGYVGLYADLVKETTGLLDATFWLDHEEAGNVAEVLRGIRETAQRALAEFDKVRRLRQTARERTQAAAAETQALLQTVERRTFESVEQFVDALAELRAVRGRLIALREVRYADVALAEALETEAAEASERLARRMVEFLLRDDALAPYEAQVAEAAAAIDALDTVAEARGVAERFDTAASALDLLIETVSNLQIDDATQTTRIIDAVSGLYATLNAERARLKRRRDQLAETEGAAEFAAQLKLLEQAVTSYLDVAETPEACEQYLTRAMVQVSELESRFAEADRFIEVLSERREEVYAAFEQKRLALVEARSQRTAALERAAERILDGVRSRLDRFDTVEEINGYLAADLMVAKVRDTVAQLRDLGDATKADGLQTALKAAREQAIRQLKDRKELFVDGQPILRLGTHRFAVNTQPLDLTTVLRDERLHLHLTGTGFFEPLDDPAIEAARYLWTQEVVSETDDVYRAEYLAYLVYQASLVGQSEIPPPTALLAEPEDDEAPDAVLASVQRFMAPRYGEGYVKGVHDHDAATILRALLRLHADAGLLRYGPAARACALVWWHCFADDATRTRFEARLRGLGTVQRLFSNGEHDLDAATAALAIPLVAFVNDTGLFEVSIAEQAAAYLARELAQDDPTRFVASPEAVTLLDGFAKALAKPKATKAFGDALDRLIDDPAGQVALLRDALSTFANQQHTASTLKRSSPPGQSLAPAQAGEGTGVVDRAGHKPDRTDSDLVDEAAAIRLADLRENVDVGATETRVELADLRGSHARVDDGTYRLDFAAFLDRLGAFARERVPAFAAFAARKHERIQARKAELRLDELKPRVFSGFVRNRLIDRVFLPLIGDNLAKQLGTAGDTTRTDRQGLLLLISPPGYGKTTLMEYLADRLGLTFVKINGPAIGHDVTALDPESAPNAAAREELVKLNLAFEIGDNLMLYVDDIQHCHPEFLQKFIALCDAQRRVEGVWRGQPRTYDLRGKKVAVVMAGNPYTESGARFRVPDMLANRADTYNLGDVIGETADAFASSYLENAMGANPVLDAVASRAPDDLHALVQAAETDRRDGLDLQGNYAPDELDEILAVLRHLIALRDVVLGVNQEYIASAAQNDAYRTRPPFLLQGSYRNMNRLAEKVLPAMTDAERDTLVRSHYEQEAQLLTSGAEANLLRLKELMGWLTPDEAARWAEMQATFQKNQAFAGLADGDQVAQVLAQLAALTDGLAAIRDVLARGDD, translated from the coding sequence ATGGAACCGGCTCGCCCCTCCGCTCCCGACCTCGCGCCCGTCGCTGGCAACGACGTGCCGCCCAGCGGCGCGTCCGGCGACGGCGCCCCGGCTGGCACTGCGCCGAACGCGACGCCTGCGCTCGAAGGCGGCACGTACGAGTTGCTCCGCGACCGCCTCGCACAGCACGCCCGTACGCTCCAGACGCGCCTCCAGACGCTCGACGAGGCCCGCCGCGCCGTCTTCGGCAGCACCGACCTCGCGCTGATCGGCACGGCCGCGATCGCCACGCACCACAACGCCGTCGTGCGCGACCTCGTGGAGGTGCCCGGCCCCGACGGCCCGCGCCTGCTCGTCGGCTGCCACGTGCACCTCGGTCTGAAAACCGAGACGACGCTCGACGACGTGTTCGCGGCGTATGCCTTCGACGGCGACACGGCGACCTACCGCGAGGCCCCGCTCGACGTGCTCGCCGACGAGCGCTTCGCGGAGGACTTCGCCAACCTCCATCGCTACTACAAGCAGGCGCGCTTTGCCCGCTTCGCCGAGCGCGGGCCGCACCTCTTCATGGTCTTCCAAGTCGGACAGCGCGCGGACGACATCAAGGTCTTCAAGTGGCTGCGCGGCGACGACGGGCTGCAGTACCTCGACAACCGCTCCGAGCACACCTTCGTCTACCCGACGCAGCAGGCCTTCCGCTGGCAGCGCACCACGCGCGACATGCACCGCGACGGCGCGCACCCGCACGTCTCCATCGAGGACCGCGTCTTCGTGGAGGCCGTCGGCGGCGACCTCACGGTGAAGGTGGAGGACAACACCGACAGCGGCCTCGGCGTCTACGCGGAGCCCGTCGACCACGCCGACCAAACACTCGACGACGCGGAGGTGCACTACGCCACCGCGGGGCCGCTTATCCTGATGCGCATTCGGCCCTACCAGGAGGAGACGACGCGGCAGCTACTCTTCAACGAGAAGACGCAGGCCGTTCATCGCCTCGACGCGCTCGCACACGCGACGGTAGCGCTGCCCGAAGACCACGGCATCGTCTACCCCGACGGCTTCGCGCTCGCAGCGGGCGGCGTCAAGCGCTTCGACGGCGTCCCGGCCGCCACCCGCTTCGAGCGGCAGATCGCCGCGCCCAACGGCGAGGACTTCCTCTTCGTTTTCCACGACGTCCAGACGGGCGAGTACGTCCTGCTGTCGTACAACCTCATCACGCAGGAGGTCGCCACGCCGGTCCGCTGCGGCGGCTACGCGCTGCGCCCCGACGGCGAACTCGTCTACGTGCGCCCCGAGCCCGAGCCGAGCAAGCACCACACGCTCCAGCGCTGGCGCTCGCCCTACCGCAGCCGCAACGGCGCCCCTCTTGCTGGCGAGGCACCCAGACAACAGGACGCGTACCTCTTCAAGGTGGGCAACAAGGACATCGTCCGCGCGCTCAGCGAGGGCTACGCGATCCTCAACCTCCTCGGCCGCGACGACGGCTACGTGGGCCTCTACGCCGACCTCGTCAAGGAGACGACGGGTCTGCTCGACGCGACGTTCTGGCTCGACCACGAGGAGGCGGGCAACGTGGCCGAGGTGCTGCGCGGCATTCGCGAGACGGCGCAGCGAGCCCTCGCCGAGTTCGACAAGGTGCGCCGCCTCCGCCAGACGGCTCGGGAGCGCACGCAGGCCGCTGCGGCCGAGACGCAAGCGCTCCTCCAAACCGTCGAGCGGCGGACGTTCGAGTCAGTAGAGCAGTTTGTCGATGCGCTCGCAGAATTAAGAGCGGTGCGCGGGCGGCTGATCGCCCTGCGCGAGGTGCGCTACGCCGACGTGGCGCTCGCCGAGGCGCTCGAAACCGAGGCCGCCGAGGCGTCGGAGCGGCTGGCCCGCCGCATGGTCGAGTTCCTCCTCCGCGACGACGCCCTCGCGCCGTACGAGGCGCAGGTCGCCGAGGCCGCCGCGGCCATCGACGCGCTCGACACCGTCGCTGAGGCGCGCGGTGTGGCTGAGCGGTTCGACACCGCCGCCAGCGCGCTCGACCTGCTCATCGAAACCGTCTCGAACCTCCAGATCGACGACGCGACGCAGACGACGCGCATCATCGACGCGGTCTCCGGGCTCTACGCGACGCTCAACGCCGAGCGCGCCCGCCTGAAGCGCCGCCGCGACCAGCTTGCCGAGACCGAGGGCGCGGCCGAGTTCGCCGCGCAGCTCAAGCTCCTCGAACAGGCCGTCACGAGCTACCTCGACGTGGCCGAGACGCCCGAGGCGTGCGAGCAATACCTCACCCGCGCGATGGTGCAGGTGTCGGAATTGGAGAGCCGCTTCGCCGAGGCCGACCGCTTCATCGAAGTGCTGTCCGAGCGCCGCGAGGAGGTCTACGCCGCGTTCGAGCAGAAGCGGCTCGCGCTCGTGGAGGCGCGCAGCCAGCGCACCGCCGCGCTCGAACGCGCCGCCGAGCGCATCCTCGACGGCGTCCGCAGCCGCCTCGACCGCTTCGACACGGTCGAGGAGATCAACGGCTACCTCGCCGCCGACCTCATGGTGGCGAAGGTCCGCGACACCGTAGCCCAGCTCCGCGACCTCGGCGACGCGACCAAGGCCGACGGCCTCCAGACGGCGCTCAAGGCCGCACGCGAGCAAGCGATCCGCCAGCTCAAGGACCGGAAAGAGCTGTTCGTCGACGGCCAGCCGATCCTGCGCCTCGGCACGCACCGCTTCGCCGTCAACACGCAGCCGCTCGACCTCACAACGGTCCTCCGCGACGAGCGCCTCCACCTGCACCTCACTGGCACCGGCTTCTTCGAGCCGCTCGACGACCCCGCCATTGAGGCCGCGCGTTACCTCTGGACGCAGGAAGTCGTCTCCGAGACGGACGACGTCTACCGCGCGGAGTACCTCGCCTACCTCGTCTACCAGGCATCGCTCGTCGGGCAGTCGGAGATCCCGCCGCCCACGGCGCTACTCGCTGAGCCAGAGGACGACGAAGCACCTGATGCCGTGCTCGCCTCTGTACAGCGGTTCATGGCTCCGCGCTACGGCGAGGGCTACGTCAAGGGTGTGCACGACCACGACGCCGCGACGATCCTCCGCGCGCTGCTACGCCTCCACGCCGATGCCGGGCTGCTGCGCTATGGCCCCGCCGCCCGTGCTTGCGCGCTCGTCTGGTGGCACTGCTTCGCCGACGACGCGACGCGGACCCGCTTCGAGGCGCGGCTGCGCGGCCTCGGCACCGTCCAGCGGCTGTTTTCGAATGGCGAACACGATCTCGATGCCGCCACCGCCGCTCTCGCCATACCGCTCGTGGCGTTCGTCAACGACACCGGACTGTTCGAGGTCAGCATCGCGGAGCAAGCTGCGGCCTACCTCGCCCGCGAACTCGCGCAGGACGACCCGACCCGCTTCGTCGCCAGCCCCGAGGCTGTGACGTTGCTCGACGGCTTCGCCAAGGCGCTCGCCAAGCCAAAGGCAACGAAGGCGTTTGGCGACGCACTCGACCGTCTTATTGATGATCCTGCCGGCCAGGTCGCGCTCCTCCGCGATGCCCTTTCCACCTTTGCGAACCAGCAACACACGGCCTCAACGTTGAAAAGGAGTTCCCCTCCTGGACAGAGTCTTGCCCCCGCGCAGGCGGGGGAGGGGACAGGGGTGGTGGATCGAGCCGGGCATAAACCCGACAGGACTGACTCCGACCTCGTCGACGAAGCCGCCGCGATTCGCCTGGCCGATCTCCGCGAGAACGTGGATGTAGGCGCGACCGAGACGCGTGTCGAGTTGGCCGACCTGCGCGGGAGCCATGCGCGCGTGGACGATGGCACGTACCGCCTCGACTTCGCGGCCTTCCTCGACCGGCTCGGCGCGTTCGCCAGGGAGCGCGTGCCCGCGTTCGCTGCGTTTGCCGCGCGCAAGCATGAGCGCATCCAGGCGCGGAAGGCCGAACTGCGCCTCGACGAACTCAAGCCGCGCGTCTTCTCGGGCTTCGTCCGCAACCGCCTCATCGACCGCGTCTTCCTCCCGCTCATCGGCGACAACCTCGCCAAGCAGCTCGGCACGGCGGGCGATACGACGCGCACGGACCGGCAAGGTCTGCTGCTGCTGATCTCGCCGCCGGGCTACGGCAAGACGACGCTCATGGAGTACCTCGCCGACCGGCTGGGGCTCACGTTCGTCAAGATCAACGGCCCGGCCATCGGCCACGACGTGACGGCGCTCGACCCGGAGTCTGCACCCAACGCCGCCGCGCGCGAGGAGCTCGTCAAGCTCAACCTCGCCTTTGAGATTGGCGACAACCTGATGCTGTACGTCGACGACATCCAGCACTGCCACCCGGAGTTCTTGCAGAAGTTCATCGCGCTCTGCGACGCCCAGCGGCGCGTCGAGGGCGTGTGGCGCGGGCAGCCGCGCACCTACGACCTGCGCGGCAAGAAGGTGGCCGTGGTGATGGCGGGCAACCCCTACACCGAGAGCGGCGCCCGCTTCCGCGTCCCGGATATGCTCGCCAACCGCGCCGACACCTATAACCTCGGCGACGTGATCGGCGAGACGGCGGACGCCTTCGCCAGCTCCTACCTCGAAAACGCGATGGGCGCCAACCCCGTCCTCGACGCCGTGGCGAGCCGCGCGCCCGACGACCTCCACGCGCTCGTCCAGGCTGCCGAGACCGACCGCCGCGACGGACTCGACCTCCAGGGCAACTATGCCCCCGACGAACTCGACGAGATCCTCGCCGTGCTGCGCCACCTGATCGCGCTGCGCGACGTGGTGCTGGGCG